The genomic window AGCCAGCCGAGGTTGATCGAGAACAGGACGATGGCGACGATCGCGATCCAGAAATCGGGCGCGGCCGCGGCGACCAGGGAGACGGTGGAGGCGAAGCGGTCGAAGACGCCGCCGATGCGGAAGGCGGCGAGCGACCCGACCACCACCGCCGCCGCCATCACCAGCGCCATGGTGATCAGCGCCAGCTGCAGCGTCCAGGCGAAGCCCTCGAGCACCACGTCGATCGCCGGCCGCGCCTTGCGGATGGATTCGCCGAAGTCGAGATGCAGCAGGTCCCAGAGATAGCGGCCGAACTGCAGCAGCAGCGGGTCGTTCAGGCCGTGGATCCGGCGGAACTGGTCGCGCATCTCCTGGGTGGCGTCAATCGGCAGGAATAGCGCGGTCGGGTCGCCGGTCATCCGCGACAGGAAGAACACCAGCACGATCAGGCCGATCAGCGAAACCAGGCTGGCCAGCGTGCGCTGCCTCACG from Inquilinus sp. Marseille-Q2685 includes these protein-coding regions:
- a CDS encoding ABC transporter permease — translated: MLKLVRQRTLASLVSLIGLIVLVFFLSRMTGDPTALFLPIDATQEMRDQFRRIHGLNDPLLLQFGRYLWDLLHLDFGESIRKARPAIDVVLEGFAWTLQLALITMALVMAAAVVVGSLAAFRIGGVFDRFASTVSLVAAAAPDFWIAIVAIVLFSINLGWLPTSGTGTPWHWILPIAVLFIRPFGLLVQVVRGSMLSALGSAYVKTARAKGVKTPSIIFVHTLRNAVLPVITVMGDQAAALLNGAVVVETIFGFPGVGKLMIDAILQRDFNVILAAITVTAVAIFVMNLLIDLAYAVLDPRIRQ